The following are encoded together in the Sandaracinaceae bacterium genome:
- a CDS encoding circularly permuted type 2 ATP-grasp protein: MDSARCFDEMLGQGDTTRGPYADYKAWFDEEETARLLQRSADAEAFFRRTGITFNVYGDEDAAERLIPFDIIPRIISDREWTRLSKGIEQRVRAINAFLHDIYHRQEILRAGRIPARLIEQNEAFLPEMVGATPPANVYTHIVGVDIVRTAEDEFFVLEDNARTPSGVSYMLENRETMLQMFPELFARQKVRPVGDYPKHLRRSLAACAPAGCEGRPVVAVLTPGIHNSAYFEHSFLADQMGAELVEGHDLRVVDGRVAMRTTRGYKPIDVLYRRVDDAFLDPLTFRPDSVIGVSGIMDVYRAGRVTIANAPGTGIADDKAIYSYMPEIVQFYTGEQAILKNVPTWRCSEPESLTYVIEHLAELVVKEVHGSGGYGMLVGPAASRKELQAFQSKLKSNPGNYIAQPTLSLSTVPILTRAGLAPRHVDLRPFVLVSPNKIYITPGGLTRVALKKGSLVVNSSQGGGTKDTWVLEE; the protein is encoded by the coding sequence ATGGATTCGGCGCGCTGCTTCGACGAGATGCTCGGTCAGGGTGACACGACGCGAGGGCCCTACGCGGACTACAAGGCCTGGTTCGACGAGGAGGAGACGGCCCGCCTGCTGCAGCGTTCGGCGGACGCAGAAGCCTTCTTCCGGCGCACGGGAATCACGTTTAACGTGTACGGCGACGAGGACGCCGCCGAGCGTTTGATTCCGTTCGATATCATCCCGCGGATCATCTCCGACAGGGAGTGGACGCGGCTGTCCAAGGGCATCGAGCAGCGCGTCCGCGCCATCAACGCGTTCTTGCACGACATCTACCACCGCCAGGAGATCCTGCGCGCCGGCCGCATCCCGGCGCGCCTCATCGAGCAGAACGAGGCGTTCCTGCCCGAGATGGTGGGGGCCACGCCGCCCGCCAACGTCTACACGCACATCGTGGGCGTGGACATCGTGCGCACCGCCGAAGACGAGTTCTTCGTGCTGGAAGACAACGCGCGCACGCCCTCGGGTGTCTCGTACATGCTCGAGAACCGCGAGACCATGCTGCAGATGTTCCCGGAGCTCTTCGCGCGCCAGAAGGTGCGGCCGGTGGGGGACTACCCCAAGCACTTGCGCCGCTCCCTGGCGGCCTGTGCGCCGGCGGGCTGCGAAGGCCGCCCCGTGGTGGCGGTGCTCACGCCCGGCATCCACAACTCGGCATACTTCGAGCACTCCTTCCTGGCGGACCAGATGGGCGCCGAGCTGGTGGAGGGCCACGATCTGCGGGTGGTGGACGGCCGTGTGGCCATGCGCACCACGCGCGGTTACAAGCCCATCGACGTGCTCTACCGGCGTGTAGACGATGCCTTCCTGGACCCGCTCACCTTCCGGCCGGACTCGGTCATCGGGGTCTCGGGCATCATGGACGTCTACCGCGCGGGCCGCGTCACCATCGCCAACGCGCCCGGCACCGGCATCGCCGACGACAAGGCCATCTACTCCTACATGCCCGAGATCGTGCAGTTCTACACGGGCGAGCAGGCCATCTTGAAGAACGTGCCCACGTGGCGCTGCTCGGAGCCCGAGTCGCTGACCTACGTCATCGAGCACCTGGCCGAGCTCGTGGTGAAAGAGGTCCACGGGTCGGGCGGCTACGGCATGCTGGTGGGGCCCGCCGCCAGCCGGAAGGAGCTGCAAGCCTTCCAGTCCAAGCTCAAGTCCAACCCGGGCAACTACATCGCGCAGCCCACGCTCTCGCTGTCCACGGTGCCCATCCTCACGCGCGCGGGCCTGGCGCCGCGCCACGTGGACCTGCGCCCGTTCGTGCTGGTGTCCCCGAACAAGATCTACATCACGCCTGGCGGGCTCACGCGGGTCGCCCTCAAGAAGGGCTCCCTGGTGGTCAATTCGAGCCAAGGCGGCGGCACCAAAGACACTTGGGTGCTGGAGGAATAG
- a CDS encoding alpha-E domain-containing protein, whose amino-acid sequence MLGKTAGGLFWMFRYLERAENTARLVDAGLRIALTRSSSEEDEWASIVATSGVRDAYLDRHKAFDAERVVDFLLREQENPSSVLSAMEGARTNARLVRTALTREVWEATNEGWMTIRDRLAEPAESRDLPRILDTIRQQTALVRGTMHGTMLRNDIYDFARIGTYLERADNTARILDVKYYVLLPSAASIGSSLDNVQWETILRCVSAQRAYHWLNQGDVNPQSIADFLILDRRMPRSLAFCYDQLVDNLARLSEGYGVEYPSLGVAQRTRKDLKGQRIETIFEAGLHEFIERFVDRNNALGLEIERDFRFYE is encoded by the coding sequence ATGCTTGGAAAGACGGCTGGTGGCCTGTTCTGGATGTTTCGCTACCTCGAGCGCGCCGAAAACACGGCTCGCCTCGTGGATGCGGGCCTGCGCATCGCGCTCACGCGCTCCTCGTCGGAAGAAGACGAGTGGGCGTCCATCGTGGCCACGTCGGGCGTGCGCGACGCCTATTTGGACCGCCACAAGGCCTTCGACGCCGAGCGCGTGGTGGACTTCCTGCTGCGCGAGCAGGAGAACCCGTCCAGCGTGCTGTCGGCCATGGAGGGCGCGCGCACCAACGCGCGGCTCGTCCGCACGGCGCTCACCCGGGAGGTGTGGGAGGCCACCAACGAAGGCTGGATGACCATCCGCGACCGGCTGGCCGAGCCGGCCGAGAGTCGTGACCTGCCGCGCATCCTGGACACCATCCGCCAGCAGACGGCGCTGGTGCGCGGGACCATGCACGGCACCATGCTGCGCAACGACATCTACGACTTCGCGCGCATCGGCACCTACTTGGAGCGCGCCGACAACACCGCCCGCATCCTGGACGTGAAGTACTACGTGCTGCTGCCCTCGGCGGCCAGCATCGGGTCCTCGCTCGACAACGTTCAGTGGGAGACCATCCTGCGCTGCGTGTCGGCCCAGCGGGCTTATCACTGGCTCAACCAGGGCGACGTCAACCCACAGAGCATCGCGGACTTCCTCATCCTGGACCGGCGCATGCCGCGCTCACTCGCCTTCTGCTACGACCAGCTGGTGGACAACCTCGCCCGACTGTCCGAGGGCTACGGAGTCGAGTATCCCAGCCTCGGCGTGGCCCAGCGCACCCGCAAAGACCTCAAGGGCCAGCGCATCGAGACCATCTTCGAGGCCGGGCTGCACGAGTTCATCGAGCGCTTCGTCGACCGCAACAACGCCCTCGGCCTCGAGATCGAGCGCGACTTCCGCTTCTACGAGTAG